In Candidatus Baltobacteraceae bacterium, a single genomic region encodes these proteins:
- a CDS encoding POTRA domain-containing protein — protein MILDLRRAPRAFVRSAGAVLALVVVFSLVAPPLARSAAANAPEIVSVDVTGNLHVPTATIMAVIQARPGEVYDPKIVQGDLQRISALGYFADIAAPLIRARPNGVAITYRVIENPVITKITFTGNKNVPTDTLLALMDLSVGQVFNSNTFHSDVLKINNYYERIGYAGQVPTHIIGVKLDPATGVLALSIREGLVVRKIVIGGDPVLPPPAILKEIDLKPGMVFSEDIARKDQEKLKNWYDDKWHIELGNFEPGIEPSTIDEKTGTADVKYDIYVARVAAVQIIGNTRTKDQVIRRLLRVTPGMVVDTDWIKSDYERLNSTGYFSKVTPDIKDGPDPKKPQDVTLVWDVVEQRTAAASVGFGYSGGLTGEGLYGTLGFQDTNLHGTGNSASIQFEQGANVTSDTLSGSIPYLGDTPKLEKYSLNASIFSTRNTYYYPVYSVGSSVIAPPAVVGGTPAPIPVTLYENTNSSLISGVVSTSSSSAQGFSIGLGRRLSDYLTASITPTIQRVKYSTTVPSPYYFEGSQPNVLVGPTPNPLESNANYNGSFGIAATSIANVNTGLPYQLNTINFGIGTSPITTDDPYNPRRGWKAVLNEQISAPAFRSSFSYTETTLDVSHFIPVLKDATFGIHGAGYWSTGVIPPNELFEFSDQQVRGYDTVFYGTDAFLGQMELRQPLTSDRKLSVVAFVDELDFRIRGAYPELDPYTDRVIAYPGDWALRGDLGIGLRFDVPQLGLHTIRIDFAKGANGGHTSFGIGQSF, from the coding sequence ATGATCCTCGATCTACGGCGCGCGCCTCGCGCATTCGTGCGCAGCGCGGGCGCCGTGCTCGCCCTCGTCGTCGTGTTCTCGCTGGTTGCGCCGCCGCTCGCCCGTTCGGCCGCCGCGAACGCACCCGAGATCGTCTCGGTCGACGTTACGGGCAACCTGCACGTGCCGACGGCGACGATCATGGCCGTCATCCAGGCACGTCCGGGCGAGGTGTACGATCCGAAGATCGTGCAGGGCGACCTGCAGCGCATCAGCGCACTCGGCTACTTCGCCGATATCGCCGCCCCGCTCATCCGGGCGCGGCCCAACGGCGTGGCGATCACCTATCGCGTGATCGAGAACCCGGTGATCACGAAGATCACGTTCACCGGCAACAAGAACGTCCCGACCGACACGCTGCTGGCCTTGATGGATCTTTCGGTCGGTCAGGTTTTCAATTCGAACACGTTCCACTCGGACGTGCTCAAGATCAACAACTATTACGAGCGCATCGGCTACGCCGGGCAAGTGCCCACGCACATCATCGGCGTCAAGCTCGATCCGGCGACCGGCGTACTGGCGCTGTCGATTCGCGAAGGACTCGTCGTTCGCAAGATCGTCATCGGCGGCGATCCGGTGCTTCCGCCGCCGGCGATCCTCAAAGAGATCGACCTCAAGCCGGGCATGGTGTTTTCCGAGGACATCGCGCGCAAAGACCAGGAGAAGCTCAAGAACTGGTACGACGACAAGTGGCACATCGAGCTGGGCAACTTCGAGCCGGGCATCGAGCCGTCGACGATCGATGAGAAGACCGGCACCGCCGACGTCAAGTACGATATCTACGTCGCGCGCGTCGCCGCCGTCCAAATCATCGGGAACACGCGCACCAAGGACCAAGTGATTCGCCGTCTCCTGCGCGTCACGCCCGGCATGGTCGTCGACACCGATTGGATCAAGTCGGACTACGAGCGCTTGAACTCCACCGGCTACTTCTCGAAGGTCACGCCGGATATCAAAGACGGCCCCGATCCGAAGAAGCCGCAAGACGTCACGCTCGTTTGGGACGTTGTCGAACAGCGCACCGCGGCGGCGTCGGTCGGCTTCGGTTACTCCGGCGGACTCACCGGCGAAGGCCTGTACGGGACGCTCGGTTTCCAGGACACGAATCTGCACGGCACCGGCAACTCCGCCTCGATTCAATTCGAACAGGGCGCGAACGTGACGTCGGATACGCTCTCGGGCTCGATTCCGTATCTCGGCGACACGCCGAAGCTCGAGAAGTACTCGCTCAACGCCAGCATCTTCTCGACCCGCAACACCTACTACTATCCGGTCTACTCGGTCGGCTCAAGCGTCATCGCGCCGCCGGCCGTCGTCGGCGGCACGCCCGCGCCGATTCCGGTCACGCTCTACGAGAACACCAACTCCTCGCTGATCAGCGGCGTCGTCTCGACCAGTTCGTCCTCGGCGCAAGGCTTCTCGATCGGCCTTGGGCGCCGGCTTTCCGATTATCTCACCGCGTCGATCACGCCGACGATTCAGCGGGTGAAATACTCGACCACCGTGCCCTCGCCGTATTATTTCGAGGGTTCCCAGCCCAACGTGCTGGTCGGGCCGACACCCAATCCGCTCGAGTCGAACGCGAACTACAACGGCAGCTTCGGCATCGCCGCGACCTCGATCGCGAATGTGAACACCGGGCTGCCCTACCAGCTCAACACGATCAACTTCGGCATCGGAACCTCGCCGATCACGACCGACGATCCGTACAATCCGCGGCGCGGCTGGAAAGCGGTGCTGAACGAGCAGATCTCCGCCCCGGCATTCCGGTCGAGCTTCAGCTACACCGAGACTACGCTCGACGTGTCGCACTTCATCCCGGTGCTCAAAGACGCGACCTTCGGTATTCACGGGGCCGGCTATTGGTCGACCGGGGTGATTCCGCCCAACGAGCTCTTCGAGTTCTCCGATCAACAGGTGCGCGGCTACGATACCGTCTTCTACGGGACCGACGCGTTCCTCGGACAGATGGAACTGCGTCAGCCGCTGACCTCGGACCGTAAGCTCTCGGTGGTGGCCTTCGTCGACGAGCTCGATTTCCGGATTCGAGGCGCCTATCCCGAACTCGATCCGTACACCGACCGCGTGATCGCCTATCCGGGCGATTGGGCGCTGCGCGGAGATCTCGGCATCGGGCTGCGCTTCGACGTGCCCCAGCTCGGACTGCACACGATCCGGATCGATTTCGCCAAGGGCGCCAACGGCGGACATACGAGTTTCGGCATCGGCCAGAGCTTCTAG
- a CDS encoding OmpH family outer membrane protein, translating to MKRRALTTLVLLVSFCALVGPAAIAADLTDVGYLDQSAVANLPAFISANAQLTAYKNQLDAQFAKAMRGAKTDADKQRISLQFQQEFSDKQNEIVGPLFARAQGAIADVAASKKLAIVVDKRIVIYGGQDITSDVVNLVRGSAAIAPPQTSPPPSPIGFVDQSALANSADVKTASDQLQKFESAQQPVYAARFKNARDDVSKQQVMADYNKAIQDEQNKLLKPLIDQTKNATATVARSKNLLLVIDRADVVFGGTDITQDVQNALNN from the coding sequence ATGAAACGACGCGCTCTAACGACCCTCGTGCTCCTCGTGAGCTTCTGTGCCTTGGTCGGTCCGGCGGCGATCGCCGCCGACCTGACCGACGTCGGCTACCTCGACCAGTCTGCGGTCGCGAACCTGCCGGCGTTCATCAGCGCGAACGCGCAGCTTACCGCGTACAAAAATCAGCTCGACGCGCAGTTCGCGAAGGCTATGCGCGGCGCCAAAACCGACGCGGATAAACAGCGCATCTCGCTGCAGTTCCAGCAAGAGTTCTCGGATAAGCAAAACGAGATCGTGGGCCCGCTCTTTGCGCGCGCGCAGGGCGCCATCGCCGACGTGGCGGCGAGCAAGAAGCTGGCGATCGTGGTCGATAAGCGCATCGTGATCTACGGCGGTCAAGATATCACCAGCGACGTCGTCAACCTCGTGCGCGGCTCGGCCGCCATCGCACCACCGCAGACGAGTCCGCCGCCCTCGCCGATAGGGTTCGTCGATCAATCCGCGCTGGCCAACTCGGCCGACGTCAAGACCGCAAGCGATCAACTGCAGAAATTCGAGTCGGCGCAGCAGCCGGTCTACGCCGCGCGTTTCAAGAACGCGCGCGACGACGTGAGCAAACAACAGGTGATGGCTGACTACAACAAAGCGATCCAAGACGAGCAGAACAAACTGCTCAAGCCCCTGATCGACCAAACGAAGAACGCGACCGCGACCGTCGCGCGCAGCAAGAACCTCCTGCTGGTCATCGATCGCGCGGACGTCGTTTTCGGAGGCACGGACATCACGCAAGATGTCCAAAATGCACTCAATAACTAG